ttgggaggagccatttgggtgacggaggtgacgtcgtctgcatgacttgtctagctgcgtagagggtggccactatgatctttgggcaccctacaagcttaggtgtacagttatggtgtatacaacatgtagatacagtacttatatataatatgtgtgtatagtgtaataacactacaaacagtattgttgggggagaaagtttagtgcgtctgaccttgaatgagCAAGGGagacagccgccagctgactgtgtgtgtagctatgtctcttagtgcctgaactaactatatcagcttagttgtacagttgtggtgaataaaacatgtagatacttatatataacgtctgtatatagtgaataaaataaaaaacagtatggtgggaggagaatgtgggcgagtgagatgTTGTTGAGGGAAGGAGTGGCagcaagtggctggctggtgagtggcagcaagtggctggctggtgagTGGCGGTcaatcctcgttgctttttgactcaaaataccaacttagtggttcgttaagcagatacttatatataacctgtgtacagAGTgcaataacaccaaaactatttgtttgttgttttatgaacataataattgaatcactaatatgcacaccatacttttgagtatagcgatgattcaccccttttattatataaatctatcacactacacactactgaataatattactgcaaaaaactaagaaaaaatcagagacattgaaataattaggtaataatatctttgtggcaactcccacctggcaGCTCAGGTGACGCTGACTGCCTCTGACGACTGCTCTGTAAACGCTTACATTCTGGCAAACATCCTTGGCCTATTGAGGCCAAAATATGTcaactacgacttttttttttttcctgtgctcagggaacacaaattaacatttttagaagacgaaaaataattttataattttttcttgcacacaggtggtgtaaatctcctcaggaccccttagcagcttaagggttaatattTACACTGGTCCATTCACAATCTGCGATTACCTTCTGTGTACCAAATGCTATATTCGACTTACTCCCAGTTTATTTGTGAACTCTTTTTATTTTTAGCATGCACACCATGATGTAGGGCTTGTAATTAGCTACACCATTGAAGGGTTCATCTGTGCAAGTTTTAAACACATGCATACAATCATATAGAAGTTATTTAAACTCCCAAGAGTGTGGTTTACATATGGTAGGTGTGTGTAATAAAGTGGAAGGAGTATTTAGAAACTGTTCAAGTAGATGTTttgctcctcctcccccctcatcaccatcttccatacgccatcaagagccctccataaaggtaagtgaAACTTTGGTACTatatattgtagttagaaaaaaaattgtattcagtataaaatgtatttgtatgttaatattttggagggtgggtaacggattaattcaaatccctctatttcttatgggaaaaatcgcttcgacttacgatccatctctgggaacggattagcatcgtaagttgaggcgccacacacacacacacacacacacgaaaaaaagaaagagagagagagagagagagagagagagagagagagagagagagagagagagagagagagagagagagagagagagagagagagagagagagagagagatatatatatatatatatatatatatatatatatatatatatatatatatatatatatatatatatatatatatatatatatatatatatcagatgaGAGAtatttgataatatatatatatatatatatatatatatatatatatatatatatatatatatatatatatatatatatatatatatatatatacacatatatatatatatatatatatatatatatatatatatacacatatatatatatgtagacatGGGTATCAATTATGTTGTTATAGTAGTGATGAGTTCTACATGGGTATCAATTATGTTGTTATAGTAGTGATGAGTTCTACATGGGTATCAATTATGTTGTTATATGTGGGTATCAAGTACATTATGTTGTTCAACACATGGGCATTTAAAGGGCAGTACACATTCTATACATTTAAAAATTTTACAACAGTAGAACCTATTAAGATTGGGCAATCAAACTACCTGACTGAGAACTGGTGTCCAGATGGCTGACCTGTTGCACTGGGCTCGAATTTTTGCTGGAAGAATTAGGCAAGCATCGAGACGCACGTGTTATAGGCCTATCATTACATGACTGGAACACTTTATTTGTAGATATCTTGCTCTTTAAATATGGCTGATGTTTTTGAGATAAAAAGCCAGTGTCATCATCACTTCCGTGCTTGAAGAATGGGTCAaccctgtaaaaaaaaaaaaggcaataTGGTTATTATTATAATCAATGTTATAAATAAATTTGGTCAGAATATTAACAGGCATAGACATTAAGAAAACAAGACTGCAATTGCATTATTTGGTAAGTAGGAAGATgatatgtgtaaatatatacttACTGAAAATTTGAGACAGCAGCTGCCTCCGAGGGTATGTCGGAAGATAAAGCAGATACGTGTACTTGGGCTTCAGTGAGGATAGTGTTACTGGTGTTCAACGGTAACGTCATTGAGTCTAACTGAATTGGTTTCTTTGAGTCTAACATGGAGTAATCTGGAGCAGTAGAGTCAAAGGGATGTATGCCTGATGTCTGGCAGTCTTTGTCAGATTTCCCTTTGTTATGCCATTTTTCTTTGACTGGTCTTCCTCTTTTGCCAGATCTGCCTCTTTTGTTAGACAATCCTTCTCTGCTGAACACAACTCCTCCTCTGCTGGACACAAATTGCCCTCTGCCAGATGCCAATCGTCCTCGGCCAGATGCCACTCGTCCTCTGCTGGACACCACTCTTCCTCGGCCGGTCACCACCACTCCTTGGCCGGACACCACTCCTCCTCGGCCAGACATCACTCCTCCTCGGCCAGACATCACTCCTCCTCGGCCGaacacccctcctcctctgccagACACCACTCTTTCTCTGCCGGACACCACTCTTCCTCTGCCAGACACAATCACTCCTCTGCCAGACACCACTCTTCCTCTGCCGGACACCACTCCTCCTCTGCCGGACACCACTCCTCCTCTGCTGGACACCACTCTTCCTCTGCCGGACACCACTCCTCCTTGGCCAGACACCACTCCTCCTCTGCCAGACACCACTCTTTCTCTGCCGGACACCACTCTTCCTCTGCCGGACACCACTCCTCCTCTGCCAGACACCACTCTTCCTCTGCCGGACACCACTCCTCCTCTGCCAGACACCACTCTTCCTCTGCCGGACACCACTCCTCCTTGGCCAGACACCACTCCTCCTCTGCCAGACACCACTCTTTCTCTGCCGGACACCACTCTTCCTCTGCCGGACACCACTCCTCCTCTGCCAGACACCACTCTTCCTCTGCCGGACACCACTCCTCCTCTGCCAGACACCACTCTTCCTCTGCCGGACACCACTCCTCCTCTGCCGGACACCACTCCTCCTTGGCCAGACACCACTCCTCCTCTGCCGGACACCACTCCTTTGTTAATCGTCTTGCACTCTGTTTTAACCTGCGTGATATATTTCTTCGAGTCTAACATGGAGTAATCTGGAGCAGTTGAGTCAAAGGGATGTATGCCAGATGTCTTGAAGCTTGCCTTAATAATATCCGGAGTGCAAATCTCATAGTAAAGTGGCAGGAAGTTGCAGAGAAACGTTTTACAGTCTAGCTTTTCCTTTTGATTCTCCTTGCACCATTTGCTGGCATTAATTTCCCAAGCGATTTCCAACTGGGCAAATACCGACACATGCAGAGGTTGTAGGAAAGGTTTCGTACCGAGCGGCAAACCGTACATTATTATTTGCCTCTCTTGGAGTTCCTTGGCCAGATAGTAACTTACACGAGTTTCGTGCCAATCAGTCCATAATATAACTGGTTTTGTGATGTTGTTTCTAACCAGCCATGGGTCAAATGTGTTGAGAAGATAGTCGGTCAATATTTCAACTGTCATGCAGCCCGAGTTACTGAGCCCCAAACTGCAGTCCAGATGTAATGGTCTGTTCTCTATAATCTTGTTGGAGAGTATCTTGCCAGGAAACACAACCACAGGTGACGGAACCTTCCCATCAGCAGCCACCACAGCTGGAAAAACAATTATCTTGTAGTTATATCctaagcttgctgctaaattactcAATTTCACAAGTTTAtcacaggtcaagcctggcctcaggctgggctcgggagtagaagaactcccagaaccctctccaggtatgctccaggtacagCTTATTACTTCTCATAGGCTAATATAGATTAAAGGCCTACCTGTATACTAAATAATTACAGGCCTAAATTACATCCTAAATAATGGAATAAATTACCTACCTAGTACGGTGATAGTCTTGAGCTGAGCTGAAAGCCAAGCGAGATAAGGATCAGGGGCTCCACTAATACTGTTGACCTTTCCAGTGGTCGGTGAGATTGAGAAGCAAACCTCGTCCATATAAAAATTTCTCGATGGGTCACTCAGCACATCAGCACACTTCTCTTCACAAAGATACTCTCTTACTGCAGAGAACCACTGATGTACTGATGTTTCCGTAACTACTCTTTTAGCCTTAGAGAGGAATACCGGCGACATAATAAACACCTCTGGATGCCTGGCCCTAAAGAGTTTCCACCAAGTCTTTCCTGGCCTGAAGTTCACACAACCTGTTGGCCGCTTCCTTCTGCATCCCTCCTTCACCTCCTTCTTCAGTATACCCTCCACCCAATTCAGCACATCGTCTCTGGTGGTTGGATAGGCTCTGCGATTGGATTTAATTATGTAATTGATTAaacactcctcctctgcatccGACAAGATACCTTGAGGGCCATATCTCGTAGGAACAATGATTCCTTTAGCTACCTTCTCTGCCAGAGTGGCTCTTGGAATCTTATGAAATGAAGAGGCTTCTCTTATGGATCTTCTCTTGCTGTATATAAAAGACAAAACTGTTAGGTTTGAGAATCCAACAATTATATTGCATTCTGTAAAAATAAAAGATATAAAATTCATGAATTATATATGCAGTGTATAGTTATTTGATTACATATTTTAGTAATACAGGCCAGTTTTTGTAAGCCAGGTACAGTACTATAACATATTAACTCACCTTTTTACATCCTCAACAGCTTGGGCTAAATCTTCAACACAATATTTTCTTTTTACTCTTTTCTCTGCCATGTTTATCTAAGGCTAAAACCCTGTAAACAAGATGAACTGTAAGAAGACATACAAGAACAGTTGGTGGAGTTTATATTATTCGGGACTCAGATAATACATGTACAGCTATTTTTAGCTACAGCATATCACTGATTTGCACGTACAGTACGCAAACATTTGCAGTCGCATAGGTGAGATCCCTCCACAAGTCTGATCAGAGAAGATGGCTCGCTGCATCATCAGCCCCTTTTTATAATGTCGTTTTGTGTCCCTCATCAGAAGACAATGCTTCTTGAGAGAGGTAAGGTGGCAGTATAAGATGCTCATGATTGACCATTACCTCcctcattaccccccccccctctagaacACTGAAGTGCCAACCCCCACTACAGAGGACCTCTCTCGTCTAATGACAGGGGACATCTGTGCGTGTTCTCAAAGCAGTATGCATGAAGCTAACCTACAGCTTTCCTGTGGATATCACTGGCTACCAGAATCACAGCCatacttttttttatttatatatacaagagttattacattcttgtaaagccactagcacacatagcgttttgGGAAAGTccgtaatcctaattttccccgaatacgacccgccaaatcgtttaacagccaggtacccattcactgctgggtgaacagaggctacagttaaggattagtatccggtcaatcctccccggccaggatacgaacccaggccaaagcgcttgtgAAGCCCTGCGTGAGTGTTTTACCACAGCGCCACAGGGACTGCTACCTCCTCTGCCATGTGAGTGTCTAATAACATGCCACAAGCagcctgtttgtgtgtgtatacggAGTCTGCCACACCTGTTACTCAGCCCATCAAACGGCTCATAGCTGCCCGCTCCTCACCTCCAAGTTGCCACTGCAGCAATCTCCCGCTGTTCTTCTATCaaacttgatagaattctatggcaGGATCAACAAAAATATTGCAAGAGAAGGAAGGATGAGTAGATTGCATCTTCTAAGACTGGCAAAAAACTTTTACCAGATGATTAATACACATGATGGAGACAAGTGGAAGTTGTCAAGTACCACGACCACCTCCTCCCACGACCAACCCCACGACCACTTCCCCACATGACCAACCCCACGACCCACTCCCACCATGACCAACCCTATGACCAACCCCACGACCACCTCCCCACGTGACCAACCCCACGACCACTTCCCCACATGACCAACCCCACGACCACTTCCCACCATGATCAACCCCACGACCCACTCCCACCATGACCAACCCCACGACCACCTCCCACGACCAACCCCACGACCACCTCCCACGACCACCGCCCACGACCAGCCCCACGACCACCTCCCCACATGACCAACCCCACAACCCACTCCCACCATGATCAACCCCACGACCACCTCCCACGACCAACCCCACGACCACCTCCCACGACCAACCCCACGACCACCTCCCACGACCAACCCCACGACCACCTCCCACGTGACCAACCCCACGACCACCTCCCCACGTGACCAACCCCACGACCACCTCCCCACGTGACCAACCCCACGACCACC
This genomic stretch from Procambarus clarkii isolate CNS0578487 chromosome 5, FALCON_Pclarkii_2.0, whole genome shotgun sequence harbors:
- the LOC123764317 gene encoding uncharacterized protein isoform X2 — translated: MAEKRVKRKYCVEDLAQAVEDVKSKRRSIREASSFHKIPRATLAEKVAKGIIVPTRYGPQGILSDAEEECLINYIIKSNRRAYPTTRDDVLNWVEGILKKEVKEGCRRKRPTGCVNFRPGKTWWKLFRARHPEVFIMSPVFLSKAKRVVTETSVHQWFSAVREYLCEEKCADVLSDPSRNFYMDEVCFSISPTTGKVNSISGAPDPYLAWLSAQLKTITVLAVVAADGKVPSPVVVFPGKILSNKIIENRPLHLDCSLGLSNSGCMTVEILTDYLLNTFDPWLVRNNITKPVILWTDWHETRVSYYLAKELQERQIIMYGLPLGTKPFLQPLHVSVFAQLEIAWEINASKWCKENQKEKLDCKTFLCNFLPLYYEICTPDIIKASFKTSGIHPFDSTAPDYSMLDSKKYITQVKTECKTINKGVVSGRGGVVSGQGGVVSGRGGVVSGRGRVVSGRGGVVSGRGRVVSGRGGVVSGRGRVVSGRERVVSGRGGVVSGQGGVVSGRGRVVSGRGGVVSGRGRVVSGRGGVVSGRGRVVSGRERVVSGRGGVVSGQGGVVSGRGRVVSSRGGVVSGRGGVVSGRGRVVSGRGVIVSGRGRVVSGRERVVSGRGGGVFGRGGVMSGRGGVMSGRGGVVSGQGVVVTGRGRVVSSRGRVASGRGRLASGRGQFVSSRGGVVFSREGLSNKRGRSGKRGRPVKEKWHNKGKSDKDCQTSGIHPFDSTAPDYSMLDSKKPIQLDSMTLPLNTSNTILTEAQVHVSALSSDIPSEAAAVSNFQVDPFFKHGSDDDTGFLSQKHQPYLKSKISTNKVFQSCNDRPITRASRCLPNSSSKNSSPVQQVSHLDTSSQSDVALSSRLRKKTLEVRDENYTLFKRKSDQPNKSPKRTKMGECVGANICQSLESCVNRDLPVVKEEPLDADDQEEDSVSLGGDGLPEDTPHSDDNVSTSCVGDDETSRDDTLHTHTNFTNFACKKCTTSEPCRPLAAALKTTTTSPGQRQAKRKTRHASFEPFEKEEREPYNTCHPHAVKEEQNMARKVISEDNPSRTVNTCRGAYLREMEDALYFWIQNQHRKNIPIDGTIIIEKATQLQAAIEKKNGASGILFSASSGWLRSFKKRHGLNITMRAGADHTIVLPHPAADHAGSHSAADSTAASSHHAVGRITASFSHAADCPAAPSDLLTGHTATPSHSNDDCAAIWSYPAQFAAIIKEGCYSPEQVFTVIETVLFWKRLPPKTFLMKEEKAVSGFKASNDYMTLLFCSNAAGDFKLPPLLVYRSLCPHELKNVFSLPVVWRANSKAWMTSAIFTDWYQHNFIPVVDKYLTSRNLPSKAILFVHSTPSHPQTLKGTVDGDGYRLEFFPPDTSSLLQSLDQGVIAQIKRLYTKQVLWDMLLYVEGKGNGRKGVVEFWKKFNIRNAISIITDSWETVDSPCLHETWEFLWSEIMSDFHGFLDSQAEISGIVKIANSIPGKGFDDLVAEDIMGHLESQCPIPTPDEVLELSTEAIIEGHNDDSEVTTSQMSLLAMRQFVAYMNCGLEIADSDPNFRRASVAARQIRKVREVYIRAISAQSSQKKMILF